In Taeniopygia guttata chromosome 2, bTaeGut7.mat, whole genome shotgun sequence, one genomic interval encodes:
- the RPP38 gene encoding ribonuclease P protein subunit p38 isoform X1 has translation MAVHLGEESDKTQNHLRMSVIQQGTATLRKAKKTTVKTCLDNPFVFQWKTIDGEDMHFILETIEERIKHTGLKKIESPRRKKRSLTKKQTERKCDAGTNEFPKEEAESHQQKPGWTDISIRRQLAIGVNEVTKALERNELLLLLVCKSAKPAMITSHLIELSASRATPAGQVPRLSETVAPLLGLTSVLALGFKKQSDKFNEAIAAIIPKIPALEVPWFQYKTEESMAYADTDSSENLEPEELAEVLGDKLTSQKRKHTESNQPDLSNVILQPLKIKKLVPNPNKIKKPPRKKKKAISA, from the exons ATGGCAGTACACTTGGGTGAAGAG AGTGACAAAACACAGAACCACCTCAGGATGTCAGTAATTCAGCAAGGGACAGCAACACTTcggaaagcaaaaaaaaccactgtAAAAACATGTCTAGATAACCCCTTTGTTTTCCAGTGGAAAACCATAGATGGAGAAGATATGCATTTTATACTAGAGACCATAGAAGAAAGGATTAAACATACTGGACTTAAAAAGATTGAAAgtccaagaaggaaaaaacgTTCCcttacaaaaaaacaaacagaaagaaagtgTGATGCGGGCACCAATGAATTCCCTAAAGAGGAAGCAGAAAGCCACCAACAAAAACCAGGATGGACTGACATAAGTATCAGAAGACAGCTTGCTATTGGAGTTAATGAAGTTACAAAAGCATTGGAAAGAAATGAACTTCTTCTCTTGCTGGTGTGCAAGTCTGCCAAGCCTGCCATGATCACGTCGCACCTGATCGAGCTGAGCGCGAGCCGCGCCACACCGGCAGGGCAGGTGCCACGGCTCAGCGAGACGGTCGCGCCCCTTCTTGGCTTAACCTCTGTTTTAGCACTTGGCTTCAAAAAGCAGTCTGACAAATTCAATGAAGCAATAGCAGCAATAATTCCAAAGATACCGGCTTTGGAAGTGCCGTGGTTTCAGTACAAAACTGAAGAATCCATGGCTTATGCAGATACAGATTCTTCAGAAAATCTGGAACCTGAAGAGCTTGCCGAGGTGCTGGGGGATAAGCTCACAAGTCAGAAGCGGAAGCATACGGAAAGTAATCAGCCTGATCTTTCAAATGTAATTTTGCAGCCTTTGAAAATCAAGAAACTTGTCCCAAATCCCAACAAGATAAAGAAACCACCTcgcaaaaagaaaaaggctaTTTCAGCATAA
- the RPP38 gene encoding ribonuclease P protein subunit p38 isoform X2, whose protein sequence is MSVIQQGTATLRKAKKTTVKTCLDNPFVFQWKTIDGEDMHFILETIEERIKHTGLKKIESPRRKKRSLTKKQTERKCDAGTNEFPKEEAESHQQKPGWTDISIRRQLAIGVNEVTKALERNELLLLLVCKSAKPAMITSHLIELSASRATPAGQVPRLSETVAPLLGLTSVLALGFKKQSDKFNEAIAAIIPKIPALEVPWFQYKTEESMAYADTDSSENLEPEELAEVLGDKLTSQKRKHTESNQPDLSNVILQPLKIKKLVPNPNKIKKPPRKKKKAISA, encoded by the coding sequence ATGTCAGTAATTCAGCAAGGGACAGCAACACTTcggaaagcaaaaaaaaccactgtAAAAACATGTCTAGATAACCCCTTTGTTTTCCAGTGGAAAACCATAGATGGAGAAGATATGCATTTTATACTAGAGACCATAGAAGAAAGGATTAAACATACTGGACTTAAAAAGATTGAAAgtccaagaaggaaaaaacgTTCCcttacaaaaaaacaaacagaaagaaagtgTGATGCGGGCACCAATGAATTCCCTAAAGAGGAAGCAGAAAGCCACCAACAAAAACCAGGATGGACTGACATAAGTATCAGAAGACAGCTTGCTATTGGAGTTAATGAAGTTACAAAAGCATTGGAAAGAAATGAACTTCTTCTCTTGCTGGTGTGCAAGTCTGCCAAGCCTGCCATGATCACGTCGCACCTGATCGAGCTGAGCGCGAGCCGCGCCACACCGGCAGGGCAGGTGCCACGGCTCAGCGAGACGGTCGCGCCCCTTCTTGGCTTAACCTCTGTTTTAGCACTTGGCTTCAAAAAGCAGTCTGACAAATTCAATGAAGCAATAGCAGCAATAATTCCAAAGATACCGGCTTTGGAAGTGCCGTGGTTTCAGTACAAAACTGAAGAATCCATGGCTTATGCAGATACAGATTCTTCAGAAAATCTGGAACCTGAAGAGCTTGCCGAGGTGCTGGGGGATAAGCTCACAAGTCAGAAGCGGAAGCATACGGAAAGTAATCAGCCTGATCTTTCAAATGTAATTTTGCAGCCTTTGAAAATCAAGAAACTTGTCCCAAATCCCAACAAGATAAAGAAACCACCTcgcaaaaagaaaaaggctaTTTCAGCATAA